TGGATGTAGAACTCGGACGGATGAATCCACAAATGGCGTTCATGAGTGGCAAACTGAAAGTGAGCAACATCGGCGCAATGATGCAGTTTGTCAGTTTTTTCAGCAAAGTTACACCGGAACTTCTGAAGTCCGCACCTGTCGTAACTGTCGCACCTTCACCTGTCGTGTCGGAAGCTCCCGTTGAAAGCGTTTCCAATCTGTTCAAAATTTTACCAACACGGTTTCTGGCTGATCGCGCAAAAAATGGCACGATGCTGGTTCACTTCAAAATTTCAGGAAAAGAGAGTGGGGAATATTCAGTTCGCCTGGAAAATGGGAAATGTGAGGTAGAAAAGGGTTTGGTTGGAAAACCAACCTGTGTGGTTGATGTGAATGATCAGGCCTATCTGGATGTTGAACTGGGGCGCATGGAACCACAGGTGGCGTTCATGTCAGGAAAACTCAAGGTGGATAATATTGGTGCGATGATGCAATTTGTCACCTTTTTTGAACGGATCACTCCGGATGTTTTGAAACAACGACTTGGCGGAATCAATGAGCTGAAGTCCCCCGCAGTGGTAACAAAAGCGGAACCGACTCCGGAAAAAACAGTTCAGCCAGTTCCGGTAAAAGAAACGTTGAAAGTCGAAGAAAACGTTCAGGATATATTCAAAACATTGCCTAAACGTTTTCGTTCGGAAAAGGCCGATGGCGTTCAACTGACTCTCGGATATAAAATATCAGGAGAGAATGGCGGTGATTATTCGGTATTGATCAACAGTCAATCCTGTACCGTGGAAAATAGCCTCAAAGACAAATATGATTGTCTGATTGAAACGTCGGATGAGGTGTTTGTTGATCTTGAATTTGGCAGGATACAAGCTGATGCGGCGTTCACCAAAGGATTGTTGAACATCAGCAACATTGCGGTCAATATGCGGTATAATAAATTATTCAGTAAAATTGAGGCATGATTGCCATGAGAGAGCAGGTATCTGCTCTCTCATGTTTCAAGGGGAATTTGCTAGACCAGGGGCATTTGAAGCATGTCCAGGTACTGTTCATCGTCCAGGCGAAATACTCCTTCAACATCGCCCGGAATATTGACTCGAACCTTTTCAGGATCAAGACCGATGACCAGATAATTTTCTTCATCACATTGCAGAAAATAAAAAATAATCAGATTTTCCTGCATTTCCTCATAATAAAAACCTACTTTTAAAACCCCCGCATCAATCAGTTCTGACAACGTTTCCCGATATTCGTCATCTTTGTGACCGGGGATTTGACTGAAAGTTTCCCGATAAGGGAAGGTGTCTATGGCATATTCAAGAATCGCATCCTCCAAGCCATTCTCAACAGACACAGACTCAAAATTTTCCACCATGACATTGTCATTAATCAAATCCGTATCAAACTTCATGTAGTTCTCCATGAATAGTTAGTATGATGTTCCCCATCCACAAGATTAAAGGCAGTCCGGAAAATTGCAACCCTTTTCTTTGAACTCAAGCATAAGACTTTTACTCTAACGGGAGTTATTCTGTTTTCATACAGAAGGATGGGAGTTAAACGGTTTGTTCAGCAAAAAATAGACCGTTTGAAGGAAGGGCAGAGGGATGCTTTAGTTCCTGTGAGAATAACAGGGCCGAAGAAAGAATGGGGATTTCATCGACATGAGAGGCAGCCCATTGTTTCCATAACTGCCCAAGGGATTGTCCTGTCACAGGGTCAATCCAGTCGGGTGAAATTTCATTCAATGGCGCCATAACAAATCCACGGTTTTGGAAATCAGGGTGCGGGATATTCAGATTATCCGAGTTCCAGATCTGGTTTCCATACAGCAGAATATCAATATCCACGATGCGCGGTGCCCATTTATAAGTTCGAACTCGCCCCATCTGGCTTTCCACTTTGAGACATTGCTGGAGTAACAACTCCGGTGAGAATGTCGTGGAAGCGCGAACAACCAGATTGTAATAATCCGGTTGTTTCATCCCCATGTAAGGTTTGCTCTCATAGATTGAGGAAACCTGCTCGATTTGAATTGCCGACCGGGACAACAGGGTGATCGCCTGCTCCAGATGAGTCCGACGATCGCCCAGGTTGCTACCTAATCCAATAAATACGTTGATTGAAGGAAAATCAGGCATATCAATAATCATAAATTATAGAGAAGCGGCCAGAGTCGCACCGTCCTTAATGGCTCGTTTGGCATCCAGTTCTCCTGCCAGTTTGGAACCACCAATCAAATGCGTTTTCACATGTGCGGCCTCGAGTTCCGGTTGTAGTGACCGCTGAGATTCCTGACCAGCACAGACAATCACATTGTCGACTTCCAGCAATTGTTCATTGCCATTCACCGTAATATGAAAGCCGGCATCATCCACATAATTGTAGGTTGCCCCTGCAATCATCGTTACTTTTTTATGTTTCAGGGCGGTGCGATGGATCCAGCCTGTCGTTTTACCCAGATTTTTTCCCAACCCGGTAGCCTTACGCTGAATCAGGTACACCTTTCGCGCAGAGGGGGCATGTTCCGGTTTGATGCCCGCAATACCACCCCGTGCGTCAAAATTACTGTCAATCCCCCACTCTTTCATAAAGGCCTCAGCATCCAAACTCGATGATTTGCCGGAGTGCGTCAAAAATTCAGCCACATCAAAACCGATTCCACCCGCACCAATAATCGCCACAGAACCACCGACAGGTTTGTTGTGTAGCAGAACATCAATGTAAGACATAACTTTGGGATGATCGATCCCTGTGACAGACGGAACTCTTGGCAAAACGCCTGTGGCCAGAATGACTTCATCAAAACCCTGTTTGATCAGATCCTGTGCTGTGACTTTGGTATTGAGTTGAACATCGACTCCGGTTAACTCCAGTTGCTTTTTGTAATATCTCAAGGTCTCATAAAACTCTTCCTTGCCTGGAATTTTCTTTGCCATATTGAATTGTCCGCCAATTTCTGACGACGCGTCAAACAGAGTCACCATGTGCCCGCGTTGTGCCGCGATGGTTGAGCATGAAAGCCCTGCGGGTCCGGCACCGACCACCGCGATTTTTTTACGATTAATGGTTGGTTTGTAGGTCAGTTCCAGTTCAAAACAGGCACGGGGATTGACCAGACAGGATGCGCGTTTTGCTGAAAACACATGATCCAGACACGCCTGGTTGCAGGCGATGCATGTATTGATTTCGTCGGCTTTGCCCTCAGCGGCCTTGTTGACAAAATAAGGATCCGCCAATAACGGACGGGCCATGGAAACCATGTCCGCATCTCCGGATGACAGGATTTCCTCTGCGACTTCGGGGGTATTGATCCGGTTGGTTGTGACGACAGGAATGCCAACTTCTTTGCGAAGCTTTTTGGTCACTTTGGTATAAGCACCTCTGGGGACAACAGTGGCAATGGTGGGAACTCGGGCTTCATGCCAGCCAATTCCAGTATTGATGATGGTTGCTCCTGCCTGTTCAATGGCTTTGGCTAATTGGACAACTTCATCCCAGGTGCTACCGTTTTCAATCAGATCCAGCATGGATAAGCGATAAATGATAATGAAATTTTTGCCAACGGCCTTTCTGACCGCCTTGACAATTTCTACCGGAAATTTCATCCGGTTTTCATAAGTTCCACCCCATTGATCGGTACGCTTGTTGGTGTGTTCTACCAGAAATTCATTGATCAGATATCCTTCAGAACCCATGATTTCTACCCCATCATAACCCCCTAGTTTCGCGTATCTGGCACAGCGCGCAAAATCACGGATGGTTTTTGCAACACCACGAGTACTCAGCGCTCTGGGCTTGAATGGTGTGATCGGGGATTTGATGGCGGAAGGCGCTACACTCAGCGGTTGATAGCCATACCGTCCGGCATGCAGCACTTGCAGACAAATTTTTCCACCAGCGTCATGGACAGCTTTGGTGACTTTTCGATGACGGGGAATTTCGAGGGGATTGGATAGTTTGGACCCCAAGGGTGAGAGCCATCCGGGAATGTTTGGGGCAAAACCACCAGTCACAATCAAGCCGACACCACCTCGAGCCCGTTCCGCAAAATATTCAGCCAACTTGTCAAAATTTTTCGCGCTATCTTCCAGGCCCGTGTGCATGGAACCCATCAACACCCTGTTGCGTAACTGAGTGAAGCCTAGATCAAGCGGAGACAGCAAATGTGGATAATTGTTTTGACTCATGGAATACCCCCCAAAAAAAGGTTAATGAAAACATAACTCATCAATCGGCGGGCAATATAAAGGATACTTCGGGCGGTGTCAGGTTTAAAAACAGAATAAGTATGAAAAATTTGACACAACTTGAATGTTAACAAGAAGCTGTTAAGGAATTGATCCTTTCTTTTCCGATATGAACAAAAATTGTTTTTCAGGAGAAATAATGAAAGCAGAACACAACCGTGTATCCAAAAAAGCAATCCAGCTTTTTCTGGGAGGATTTTCCGGAATTCTGATCATCAGTGCATTGCTGATGATTTTCCTGGGGGATGCTGACGAAAATCATGACCTCACACTCATTGGTAAAGGACAAAATGTGGTTGTGCAGATTCATGATCCGCATTGACCCAAATGCCTTGAGCTCAAGCGGGTGGTCAACCTGCTAAAACCAGAGTATGAAGGAAAAATTCTGTTTCTGATGGCGGATATCACTTCTCAGGAAGGAAAATGGTTTGCTCAGTACCACGAGGTTCCAATCATCACACTCATGTTTTTTGGACCAGATGGTAAGCGCATCACCACGTTGCAGGGCGTGCAGACTGAAGACTTTCTGAGACGGGCCTTCAATAGGGTATTCAAAATTTCCGGATCCTGATTTCGAAAAAACTCATGTGTGAAAATAATGGAATGAGGTACTGTTTCCAGTTTTAGGCTTGT
This portion of the SAR324 cluster bacterium genome encodes:
- a CDS encoding NADPH-dependent 2,4-dienoyl-CoA reductase — its product is MSQNNYPHLLSPLDLGFTQLRNRVLMGSMHTGLEDSAKNFDKLAEYFAERARGGVGLIVTGGFAPNIPGWLSPLGSKLSNPLEIPRHRKVTKAVHDAGGKICLQVLHAGRYGYQPLSVAPSAIKSPITPFKPRALSTRGVAKTIRDFARCARYAKLGGYDGVEIMGSEGYLINEFLVEHTNKRTDQWGGTYENRMKFPVEIVKAVRKAVGKNFIIIYRLSMLDLIENGSTWDEVVQLAKAIEQAGATIINTGIGWHEARVPTIATVVPRGAYTKVTKKLRKEVGIPVVTTNRINTPEVAEEILSSGDADMVSMARPLLADPYFVNKAAEGKADEINTCIACNQACLDHVFSAKRASCLVNPRACFELELTYKPTINRKKIAVVGAGPAGLSCSTIAAQRGHMVTLFDASSEIGGQFNMAKKIPGKEEFYETLRYYKKQLELTGVDVQLNTKVTAQDLIKQGFDEVILATGVLPRVPSVTGIDHPKVMSYIDVLLHNKPVGGSVAIIGAGGIGFDVAEFLTHSGKSSSLDAEAFMKEWGIDSNFDARGGIAGIKPEHAPSARKVYLIQRKATGLGKNLGKTTGWIHRTALKHKKVTMIAGATYNYVDDAGFHITVNGNEQLLEVDNVIVCAGQESQRSLQPELEAAHVKTHLIGGSKLAGELDAKRAIKDGATLAASL
- the folK gene encoding 2-amino-4-hydroxy-6-hydroxymethyldihydropteridine diphosphokinase: MPDFPSINVFIGLGSNLGDRRTHLEQAITLLSRSAIQIEQVSSIYESKPYMGMKQPDYYNLVVRASTTFSPELLLQQCLKVESQMGRVRTYKWAPRIVDIDILLYGNQIWNSDNLNIPHPDFQNRGFVMAPLNEISPDWIDPVTGQSLGQLWKQWAASHVDEIPILSSALLFSQELKHPSALPSNGLFFAEQTV